In Flavobacterium sp. 83, the genomic window AGTTTTGCTGCAAAACTTTGAATGAATAAATATCCTAGTACAAAAATAAAAGCGGTAATAAAAAAATTCATGCTTTACTTAATTAATTTAGATTTTATGATATGAATTGCCTTTTTTTCAAATAATAAATAATACCCATAACCAACAACACTCGCTAGTATTAACACCACTATCAATGCAGCTATAACACCTACAACTGAAGTTATTTTAGGGAAAAATCGAATTAAAATCATTTGCAAAGGATTGTGAATTAAATAAATTGAATACGTTGCATTACCAACCATCATTAACACAGACGTTTTATTAATTTTGACATCAACAGTACTGGTTGCTATAAAAATACTTAAAAATGCAACGAATGCAAACAACAAATTCACATCAAATGAAAACAGTTTTAAATGGTTAAATGTACAATAGAAGAAAAACATAAAGGCTATAAAAAGCAGTAAAAACAAAAGAATTCTATTTACTTGCATTTTTAGAACAACCAACTGAGCAAGAACAAAGCCTAAAATAAATTCGATATTATAGGTTGAAAACAAGATTCTAAAAAATGGACTTTTTAAAAATTGTAAGGTTGTAAATAAAGAATAATTAAAAATAATTATAGTAACAAACCATCCAATAACAAACCAATTCCATCCTTTTTTGGAAATAAAAGAAATACTAAACAACAGATAAAAACAAAGTTCAAAAGAAAGTGTCCACGCTACAGATAATGCTGGATTTCCATCAGGAAGTAAAGTTAAAGATGTGAGTACGCTAATCGCTCTGTCACTATTTGAAAAAGCTGGTAAAAACGTATAAATCAACAACATAAAAATACCTATTGGAAGATATGGGACATAAATCCGTATAAGCCTGTTTTTGCAATAGTTACTAAAAGAATTAGGCTCTTTATATTTATAAAAAGCTGAATAGGTAATTATAAACCCTGATAATACAAAAAAGAAATCTACTCCAAATTTCCCAATAGAGCCTAGATAATTAATAAAAGGAAAATCAATTTTATGATAATATTTTAGAGATCCAATACTATGATGCAAGACCACCATCAGCGCGGCCAGACCTCTAAATAGTTGCAAAACATCTAGATATTGACTTTTAGAATTCCTAATCATTAGATAAAACAGATAAGACTATAGTACAATTCGTTTGAAGGCTAAACTGGGATTCGACTTTTTTTCTGCCTATTATTCCTAATTGTTTTCTCAAGCTGCTATCTGCTATCAATAGAGTTAATTTATCGATCCACTCTTCTTCAGCACGTACCAAAAAACCGTTTATTCCCTGATCAACAACTTCTTTATTCATACCCACTGCCGAAGCTACTACAGGAACACCACAACCCATATATTGAATTAATTTGTATGCACATTTTCCTAATTCCCAAGGGGTATTTTCTAACGGCATAATGCCAATATCAAAATTGGAAATTAAAGCTACTTCCCTTTCTTGTGTCCATTTCAAGTATTTTACATTACTACCTAACGCTAGATCTTCTGTAGCGCCTACAATATGTAATTCTACATTTTGATCTTGGAGAACTTTCGAAAAAACTGTAATGTACTTTTTGACATATTTAAACGTAGATGGTGAACCTATCCAACCAATAATCACTTTAGAATTAGCATCCTTATTTTGGACTTTATATGCCTCAACATCAATTACTGTTGGTATAATTACTATTTTGTTTGCGCCGGAATCTTTGGCTCTTTCTACCAAATAACTATTTCCTGCCACTACACACCCGCTATATTTCATGACATTATTAATCTTATTTTTTAATAAAAACCAGATTAATTTATTATTGCTTAAATCATAATTATGAAAAATAGCATCATCGTAATCAACGATGTATTTTACATTTAATAGCCATAAAATTTTCTCAAAGCAACTGAAAAAATAAGGAAAAAGTTCTTTTTCAATGACAATTTTATCATATTTATAAATAGAAAACAGGGTGAAAAATCGGTACAGATAGTATTTTATAAACTTCTTTTTTGCGATTTTTTTTCCAGAATAAAGATGAATTAAATAATCCTCATCAAAAAAAGGACTAACTGTAATTGAAATACCTTTGGCTTCCAAAAAAGGAAAATATTGGTAACTTCTCAACCGACTACTTGCGCCGTTTCTGCTGTATTTTGTTAAATAAAGTACTTTCATTTTAAGGAATCTAATGCTTTGCAGTAGCTAGTGGCACTTTTTTCTATCGAAAAAAATGGAATGGAAAATTTTCGAATAATATCAAAATCAGTATCACCCAAACTTTCAATAAAAGCTACTGCATCATCGACACGAGAAGGATTTTGATGGTGGTATAAAAAACAATTCGGAATCGCATTTAGGATTTGTTCCGTGTCTCCAATTCCTTCGGACGCAATAGTGGGAATTCCCATCAACAAATATTCCCCTAGTTTAATGGGAGCTACACCTTGCATACTGAATTTAGGTTCTCTAATAGCAAATGCCACATCCGCAACCGAAAGATAGCTAGGAACTTGTGCAAAAGGAACTGTTTTTATACGAATGGAGGATTTTATTTCATGTGGAATTCTTTCATGGGCAAATGCATCATTTCCAGTGAGAATTAAAAATAGAGCTGACGGATTTTTTTCATGATAGCCTTTGAAAATAGCCATCATTTCCTCCCAACCGTATTGTGGACCTAATGAACCACAATACACAAAAACTTTGGCGTGGTTAGAAATATTTAATTCATCTCGAACTTTTTCTCTTTCAGACCAATTGGGTTTAAAAAAGTCTGGATTTCTTCCATTAAGTACGACCCAGAATTTTTTAGATATTTTAGACTCTAATGCATCCAAATGAATGTCTATAGCCTTATTCGATCTTGTTAATACCGCATCAGCATGTAACAACATTTTTAATTCTTCCGCTTTAAAAAACTGATACTGTTTACTATTTCTGGACAAACCTGAAAAATCGATTCGCTCTTCTAATGGCAATCCATCTGCATCAAATAGTACTTTGAAACTTCGATTTGGAATTCGATTGACCATTATAGCTGGCATAGTGCTTCTTGGCATTACAACACTAATTGCATTATTCTTAATGTATTTTTTTAAAAACCGAGTGCCGTTATATAATGTAAATAAGTTCCCTATAATGGCAATAGGTTTTCTCATAATGGGCATTGCAGTATACTGTATATGAAGTTCTTTGGCAGCTTTTTGTGTAATTGCAATTTTTTCGGATGTACCCCAAGTAAATTGTATGACATGAAAAACATAGTCTGATTGTAATTGTACTTGGCTCAAAATAGGCATGAATAATCCTTCCATATAACTGGTTTTAGGACCATCCCAAGTAATGAAGAGTACGTTTTTCATGAGTAATTTTCAGATTCAGATTTACTAGATGCACTTTGAACAGTAGTATAGTTATTTTTTAATTTTAAAAATTGTTTTTCGAAAAAGTAATACGATATGTGAGCCACCAAAATGATAGCAGGAATAACCAAAAGATAAATTAATAATAGTCTTACTATTTGATTTTCAATTGCGAAATAATTAAAAACAAGCGCCATTAAATAAATAACTAAAGGGTTATAAACATACATTCCGAAAGAAATTTTACCTAAATAATCAAACACTTTATTTTCTAATGAAATCAATTTATTAGTATTATTAATTTGATTAAAAATAATGATTAGCGTAAAAAAAGCAATTATCTCGTGATCAATTATGGAAGTAATATGGAATTTATTGCAGGCTACAATGACAAAAAATAGCCAAGCTATTAACTCAATTCCTTTTTTGTAAAAAATTTTCAGTTTATCACTATTTTTAAAATATAAATAAGCACCTAACCCTCCCATTACAAGACAGCCAAAACGGGTGTAATTGACAAAAACTAAAATATTATAAGGCGCATTAAAAATCCTGAGAGTCAATTTTAATAGAACGAATAGAATTGGAAATAAAATTAAAAACTTGAAAAAATTTTTACTCTTTTTTACAAGCCAAGGCCAAAAGGCATAAAATTGCTCTTCCACGCCTAATGACCAATAATGCCCAATCATAAAAGTCATTATTTTACTGCCGACACTAGTGTTTATAATTCCTACAAATGAGTTTTTAAAATTTGGAATGATAAAAAGATAGAATAAAATGGGCCATTGAATATTCGAAATACCATTTAATAAAATTACAATAAACAAATACAAATAATACATCGGCCAAATACGTAAAATCCTTCTCATATAGAATTTTTTCATATTTATTGTGCCCGTAATTTCAAATTCTTTCAGTAATAAATAAGTAATCAAAAAACCGCTGAGTGTAAAAAAAATGGTCACACCATAGCTGGCAAGATCTAACAATTGAGCTTTAGGCAAACCGTAATAATCCAATCTATTGTTTATATGTGTAACTACAACAGCCAAAGCTGCTATAGCTCTCAACCCATTTAATCCAGGTAAATAAATCCGTTCGTTCATTTAATCTAGATTATTTTATGATATTTTTATTTTCTACCAATTCTAAGTATAAATTCTCTACATCTTTAACATAACGCTCTTCAGTGTAGTTAATCATTGCTTTGTCAAAACCATTGTTTCCAAACAATACTCGCAAATCTGAATCAAGACATAAAATCTCTAACTTTTCGGCAATAGATTTGACATCAAATGTATCAACTAAAAAACCTGTTTGATTATCATTAATAATATATTGCATACCCCCAACTCTTGTTGCTACAACAGGTAATTTATGAAACATGGCTTCCGCCAAAACCAATCCAAACGCCTCATAAGCCGAAACCAAACAAAAAACATCAAAAACAGCGTAATAATCGGATATTTCATTTTGGTAACCTGCAAAAACGACATGATCTTGGATTTGAAGTTCGGTAACAAGTTGGATATAACTCACCTTTTGATGCCCATCACCCACTAAAATAAGTTTTACTTTGTGTTGTTTTTTGATAAGAATGGCAAATGCCCGTATTAAATCTGAAAATCTTTTGTGTGAATCCGAAGACATTCGACCAACAGAACCTATCACAATTTCATCTGGATTAATCTGATATTTTTCCTTTAATTTTTCTACTACAGAAGTCGATACTTTTTTAGGCACGGCAACACCATTAGTTATCAAAAGAATTTTATCAGGAGAAAGCTTCAATTTTTTTTTAAGATAATCTGTAGCAGCGGGTGATACACCAACCACTTTATCAGCACTAAAGCACAAAATTTTCATCAGTAAATTGCCTTTCCATCTTCGGTTTTGGGGATCCGAAGTTTCTTCGAGAATGATTATCGGTACGCGCTTCAAAAAACCATTTATTGCTGCCATGGTAACCCCTTCAAAAACGGCTCCATGAATGATATGAGGCTTAAAATCCTCAATGATTTTCAATACTTTTTGATGCTGTTTATAATCCAAAAAAGAATTCAAATCTCCAATGGCTACAATCTCAACACCCTGTTTACGGATTTCATCTGGAAAAGGTCCTACAACATTCGTACAAATTATTTTTAGCTCAAATTTAGATTTGTCTAATAATTTAGCCATCGACAGACGCCTGCGTTCTACGCCTCCAGACCCCATCGTGTCTATTATGTTTAAAACTCTAATCATATTTGTTTTTGATAAAGATTTTCTAGATTTTCGATGTATTTTTTAATTGTAAAACGATTTTCAACAGCCTTTTTTGCTTGTTGTGCAATCCTTTGAATTTCTGAGTAAGGAGTTGCAATAATAGTATTCAGTTGGTCAATTAGCTGTGTTTCATTCTTTGGATCAAACAACCAACCGGTTTCATTATGGGTTATAAATTCAGGAATTCCTCCAATATTTGAACACAAACAAGCCATTTCTTGTAGCATTGATTCTACTACTGCAATACCAAATCCTTCAGAAAGTGACGGAAGCACAAAAAGATGTGATTGTGAAAGGTATATTTCTGGATTTGGAACAAAACCTGTAAGAACGACTCTGTCTTGTACATTCAAAATAGTTATCAATCGCTCCAGATATTTTCTTTGGGATCCGTCACCAACCAAAATTAATTTGGCAGTACGGTTTTCTAGCTGTGAAAATGCTTTAATCAAAAGCTCTTGATTTTTTACTTTTTCAAAACGCCCCACGGTAACGATGGTAAATTCATTGGGTAGTTTTTTTGTTGTTGGAATGACATTACTTACCGGATTATAAATCACAACACCTTTTTCGGCAACAATTTCATTAGTTTCCACTAGAAAGTCTTTGACCGCTTTTGAAACACAAATAACTTTAGACGTAAATTTATAAAGGATTTTAAAAATCAATTTGGCTTTGAAAGAATGATTTGGAAACCCTATTTCTTCGCCAATAATGATTTTAACACCTGCTAATTTTGCGGCCAAAATACCATGAAAATTTGCTTCGGCTGCTGCAGTATGAACTACATCTGGTTTGACTTTTTTAAACCATTTATAGAGCATCCAAATATTTTTTAAATTAGAAATTTTAGGATTTTGATTAAAAATTACTACTTCAAATCCTTTCTTTCTAATACTATTTTCGGCATAACCTCCATTCCCGATGGCGGCAAAAATATATTCGTTTTGCAGTAATTGAAAATCTGCTTCAGCAAATGAAATATATTGCCGCTCTTGGCCTCCAAAATCGAGTAAAGTAGTCAGTCGTATTATTTTCATATTAACTAAGAATATATCGAATTACAAATTTTATATACAATCGAAACCACCTGCTTACTCTATTTGAATTCATCAATTTAGTCCCAAAATATATCGGTAAAACATACACTAAATTCAAGAGAAAGAACCGATACTCATTCTTTTTGAGGGTAGCTTTTGCTTGCAATTGGGATTCAGAATCATAATAATACAGGTATAAATTAAAGAACACATAAATACTTACAAACCGATTAAAACTCTTGTTATCACTAGATTTTAATAGATTCTTGTACAATTCATTTATTGTGCCTACCAACGTATTTTG contains:
- a CDS encoding acyltransferase, which produces MNERIYLPGLNGLRAIAALAVVVTHINNRLDYYGLPKAQLLDLASYGVTIFFTLSGFLITYLLLKEFEITGTINMKKFYMRRILRIWPMYYLYLFIVILLNGISNIQWPILFYLFIIPNFKNSFVGIINTSVGSKIMTFMIGHYWSLGVEEQFYAFWPWLVKKSKNFFKFLILFPILFVLLKLTLRIFNAPYNILVFVNYTRFGCLVMGGLGAYLYFKNSDKLKIFYKKGIELIAWLFFVIVACNKFHITSIIDHEIIAFFTLIIIFNQINNTNKLISLENKVFDYLGKISFGMYVYNPLVIYLMALVFNYFAIENQIVRLLLIYLLVIPAIILVAHISYYFFEKQFLKLKNNYTTVQSASSKSESENYS
- a CDS encoding glycosyltransferase family 4 protein, with product MKVLYLTKYSRNGASSRLRSYQYFPFLEAKGISITVSPFFDEDYLIHLYSGKKIAKKKFIKYYLYRFFTLFSIYKYDKIVIEKELFPYFFSCFEKILWLLNVKYIVDYDDAIFHNYDLSNNKLIWFLLKNKINNVMKYSGCVVAGNSYLVERAKDSGANKIVIIPTVIDVEAYKVQNKDANSKVIIGWIGSPSTFKYVKKYITVFSKVLQDQNVELHIVGATEDLALGSNVKYLKWTQEREVALISNFDIGIMPLENTPWELGKCAYKLIQYMGCGVPVVASAVGMNKEVVDQGINGFLVRAEEEWIDKLTLLIADSSLRKQLGIIGRKKVESQFSLQTNCTIVLSVLSND
- a CDS encoding glycosyltransferase, whose product is MIRVLNIIDTMGSGGVERRRLSMAKLLDKSKFELKIICTNVVGPFPDEIRKQGVEIVAIGDLNSFLDYKQHQKVLKIIEDFKPHIIHGAVFEGVTMAAINGFLKRVPIIILEETSDPQNRRWKGNLLMKILCFSADKVVGVSPAATDYLKKKLKLSPDKILLITNGVAVPKKVSTSVVEKLKEKYQINPDEIVIGSVGRMSSDSHKRFSDLIRAFAILIKKQHKVKLILVGDGHQKVSYIQLVTELQIQDHVVFAGYQNEISDYYAVFDVFCLVSAYEAFGLVLAEAMFHKLPVVATRVGGMQYIINDNQTGFLVDTFDVKSIAEKLEILCLDSDLRVLFGNNGFDKAMINYTEERYVKDVENLYLELVENKNIIK
- a CDS encoding acyltransferase, which produces MIRNSKSQYLDVLQLFRGLAALMVVLHHSIGSLKYYHKIDFPFINYLGSIGKFGVDFFFVLSGFIITYSAFYKYKEPNSFSNYCKNRLIRIYVPYLPIGIFMLLIYTFLPAFSNSDRAISVLTSLTLLPDGNPALSVAWTLSFELCFYLLFSISFISKKGWNWFVIGWFVTIIIFNYSLFTTLQFLKSPFFRILFSTYNIEFILGFVLAQLVVLKMQVNRILLFLLLFIAFMFFFYCTFNHLKLFSFDVNLLFAFVAFLSIFIATSTVDVKINKTSVLMMVGNATYSIYLIHNPLQMILIRFFPKITSVVGVIAALIVVLILASVVGYGYYLLFEKKAIHIIKSKLIK
- a CDS encoding glycosyltransferase family 4 protein; translation: MKIIRLTTLLDFGGQERQYISFAEADFQLLQNEYIFAAIGNGGYAENSIRKKGFEVVIFNQNPKISNLKNIWMLYKWFKKVKPDVVHTAAAEANFHGILAAKLAGVKIIIGEEIGFPNHSFKAKLIFKILYKFTSKVICVSKAVKDFLVETNEIVAEKGVVIYNPVSNVIPTTKKLPNEFTIVTVGRFEKVKNQELLIKAFSQLENRTAKLILVGDGSQRKYLERLITILNVQDRVVLTGFVPNPEIYLSQSHLFVLPSLSEGFGIAVVESMLQEMACLCSNIGGIPEFITHNETGWLFDPKNETQLIDQLNTIIATPYSEIQRIAQQAKKAVENRFTIKKYIENLENLYQKQI